In the genome of Chryseobacterium sp. 52, the window ATTCTGCAGAAAGTTTTACCACGGCTGCAGGAAGTCTGAGTCATATTAAACTTAGAAACGTAAGTAAAAGTCTTGTCAAAAAGCTGGCAATTCCCGCAGTCATCGGAGCTATTATCGGAGCGCTAAGTCTGACCTATCTGGGAGAATATTATGCTAAGATCACGAAAACGATTATTGCTTTCTATACGCTATACCTTGGAATTCAGATCCTGTCGAACGCTTTTAAAGATAGACAGAACAGGGCGATGAAAAGAAAAACGAACCTGACGAGGCTTGGTGTAATCGGAGGATTTATAGATTCCTTTGCAGGAGGAGGTTGGGGACCACTAGTCACCGGAACATTGATTAAAAATGCATTTACCCCGAGATTTGCAGTGGGGAGTTCTACCGTAGCTAAGTTTATTCTGACGATTACAGCAGCAGTTACTTTCTTCTTTACCCTCGGGATTCAACATTGGAATATCATTCTGGGGCTTCTGATAGGCGGGATCATTACCGCACCCTTTTCTGCGATGCTTACCGCTAAGCTTCCCGTTAAAAAAATGTTCATATTTATTGGAATTCTTGTGATTGTAATGAGTTCTATAACTATTTATAAATCAGTTTTCAATTAAAAATTGTGGTATTTGTAGAAAAATAAATGCTTCAAAAATATTTTTGACTTTGAAAATATTCTACTTTTACATCACTAAATAATAGAACATGAATTTACATATAGTAGCGCTTTTTAAGTTTAATGAAAATTATCTTATGGACGCTGTAGAGCTATTTCAGAACCTTGTAAAGGAGACAAGAAAAGAAGAAGGATGCCTTCAGTATGATCTTGTTGAAGACAAAGACAATAAGGGAACTTTCTTTCTGATTGAATTGTGGGAAAGTGTGGAACATCACAACCGGCATATTGGTCAGGACCATCTTCTTAATTTCCGTAAAGATTCTTCAAAGATGATGGAAAGTTCTGCAGAAGTATATAAAGGATATAAAATATATTAATCAGAAGAAAGTCTGAATCCAGAGAAAAAGATCTCAGGAATTCAGTTTCAATAAATACAAAATAAAAGGCGGTCTCAGGATACTGAAACCGCCTTTTGATTAGAAAAAATAGAAAGTATTAAAATTTTGAGTTATTTTACGATAAGTTTTTTCGTTTCCGTACTACCTCCGAAAGTAATTTTTACTAAATAGTTTCCGGCAGTAAGGTGAGATAAATTAAGATCCTGCTTGTAGAAACCAGCCTGATTGGTCAGCTCAGCAGTATGTACTTTTTTTCCTGTAAGGTCATACACTTCTATGCTCCCTTTATTGTTTGCTTTTTCTTTAACATCAAAAAGAACAGTCACTTTTTTGTCAGCCGTTGTTGGGTTTGGATAGATCCCGAAAGAAGCTTTTTTGCTTACTTCCGTTATTCCCAGAGAACCAGTGATTTTTTTGTATTTGAAATACATATTTCCTGTAGTGGCACCTCCATTGGTTGTGAAATACATTCTGTAGTAATCACTTCCTTTTTTTACATAATACACTACATCACTGTATACGCTACTGATGCCTTTCCATGAGTGACCGATAGTGGTGATATTGGATGAAAAGTTAGCGTCTGCCGGTGTTGTGAATGTAGCAGTTTCCTTTGCTTCAGGCTGTACTTTTGCCACTTTTACGCTTGGCCCCTGGATAGCTCCGGAAAGTGGGTACATCATCGTATTATTGTAGAACGTGAAATACTTGGTAAACATGAAATCCCATGCATTTTTAGCCGGTTCCATATCAGGAACCTTCGCTCCGGTTGTGAATGAGAAGTAGTTAAAATAAGCATTGTCTGTTCCATTGGCCAGGGTTCTGGTTTCCGTAGGTCCCCAGGCAGTTCCGTTCCATTTGGAATACTTAAAGGTATATCCTGCAAAAGCATCTTCAATGGCAAATTTTATGTAGGTATTGGAACTTGTATATTTCAAAACAAAAATTGCTTTTCCTTCAATATGATGATTCATATAGTTATACGTTCCCCAACCGGTTGCCGGAATATTAGGATTGGATGATGTGATCGGACCCTGTTCAAAAGCACCCTGACTAATGTCGGTTGCCTGATCCGGATTGTATAGAGGCTCACCCCAGCTTGCGATATTGTTGATATTAATATTGTCCCAATCTGTTAAATTGCTGGAAGCTGCATATACTTCAATATTCATAGCATCATTGATTCTTGTACCAAATGCAAAATTTGAATTTCTGTAAAAAGCAACATCCCAGGTATTGGCTGGTTGTGAAACCATATTACCGTCGGCAAGGTTAAAAAACACACGATTTTGGTAGGAAGGTCCCATCGTCATATTAGCCTGCGTGTATCCCAGTGCATCCGTTTGTGCCAGAACTGTCTGTTGAACAGAAAGAGCAAGTACCGATGCCAATAATAGTTTTGTTTTCATAACTGATTTTTTTGATTCTTATTTAGAATGATTCCACAAAAGTAAATAATTATTTTTAATCATTCTAAATAAAAACATGATATTTATCGTGTTTTATTTTAAGCGGTTATAAAAACGAATAGTTTGTGACCTAAAAGAGCCGGCTGGAAATATTCCAGCCGGCTCTAAAAAGGTAGGTAAAGTCTAATAAACCTTATTTTTTAATGAATTTTGATTTAACTACTGAGTTTTCTGCAGTTTCTACTAGCATATAGTAAACACCTGTCTGCAACCCGCTGATATCAAATTTCTGTCCTTTTAATTTTCCTTCTGCTACTTTTTGTCCTGCTGCAGAATAAACCTCAATATTTTTAGGTTCTGTCTTTGTAATGAATTCTAAAGAATTGTTGTCTGAACTTACGGCAAATCTGAAGTTCTCCTTTGCTTTAGCTGTATCATTAACTCCTAAAGATGTAGAAGTTTTATATGCTACGTCGTCTACCTGTATTGCTACGTGGGTAGCGCTCGGGGTAAATTTAAAAACAATATAAGAACCCGTAGATGCAGGAATATTAACACTTATGTTTTGAACTACTCCAATTGTAGTTACACTGACAGGGTTTCCTACTGGTACAAAAGTCGTCATATCAGTAGTGCTTGTAGACACCCCAATCTGAATAGTTCCCGGGCCGGGAGAAGGGGATACCAGTGTCGTTGCGAATGTTAAAACTTTATTTCCTGTTGGATTCTCTATCTGAGGAGAAATAAGATAAGAAGAAGCTGTTCCGTTATTCCCTGCATATGACTGGATGAATCTCTGAGTATTATCATTTTCAAGGGCAGATACAATCATTCTTGGTGGTACTGGAGGAAATGCGCCGGTAATAGGTGCAACTACTGCAGACCATCCTCCCTGAGGAAAAGTGGTATTACCAGTAGTAAAATTGTTAAAATTCTCATTAAGCGTCGCTACTTGTGCATTCGCTGTAAAAGCAGTAAATAGTAAGGTTGCTAAAAGTAGTTTTAATTTCATAACGGATCTTTATTTAGAATTATTCTGCAAAAATAAGTATTAATTTTTAATTGTTCTAAATAATCATAGGTTTAATGTTTAAAATTTATTATTGCTTCCATACAAAACAGCTGTTTTTCCTTATTGGAAAGGCTTTTGATAAAGCAGATTTTTGATACATATGAACGAAGGAAATAACAGGTGTACACTGATTTTATAATACTTAGTTAAAGGATTATTTCGATGAGTATTAGCATGACTAAAGGAAATTATAAATAAAATACTGACTTATAGCCTCCCAAATTGTAATGTAAAAAAGAAGAAATTACAAGATATATTTATAAATAACTCTCTTTTTTTAGTTTATCATAATTTTTCTCATAAAAATTATGATAAATGTCAATATTTGTTTAAAAACACAGATAACAGCCTTTCTATGAAGTGATGTTTGTTGTAAAAAGGTAAAAAAATTAAATAATATTTTTCATTATTTTTAACTATTCTAAATAAAGCGTTATATTTGCCAAAATTTTTACTCTATGAAGAAGAAGGTGCTTTCCGTTCTATCATTATCCATAGCTTTTTGGATGAACGCACAAGAAAAAGATTCTCTTAATAAAAATAAAATAGAGGAAGTTGTCATTACGGGACAATACACACAGCAGGCAATTAATAAATCTATCTATAAAGT includes:
- a CDS encoding T9SS type A sorting domain-containing protein, translating into MKTKLLLASVLALSVQQTVLAQTDALGYTQANMTMGPSYQNRVFFNLADGNMVSQPANTWDVAFYRNSNFAFGTRINDAMNIEVYAASSNLTDWDNININNIASWGEPLYNPDQATDISQGAFEQGPITSSNPNIPATGWGTYNYMNHHIEGKAIFVLKYTSSNTYIKFAIEDAFAGYTFKYSKWNGTAWGPTETRTLANGTDNAYFNYFSFTTGAKVPDMEPAKNAWDFMFTKYFTFYNNTMMYPLSGAIQGPSVKVAKVQPEAKETATFTTPADANFSSNITTIGHSWKGISSVYSDVVYYVKKGSDYYRMYFTTNGGATTGNMYFKYKKITGSLGITEVSKKASFGIYPNPTTADKKVTVLFDVKEKANNKGSIEVYDLTGKKVHTAELTNQAGFYKQDLNLSHLTAGNYLVKITFGGSTETKKLIVK
- a CDS encoding putative quinol monooxygenase — encoded protein: MNLHIVALFKFNENYLMDAVELFQNLVKETRKEEGCLQYDLVEDKDNKGTFFLIELWESVEHHNRHIGQDHLLNFRKDSSKMMESSAEVYKGYKIY
- a CDS encoding T9SS-dependent choice-of-anchor J family protein encodes the protein MKLKLLLATLLFTAFTANAQVATLNENFNNFTTGNTTFPQGGWSAVVAPITGAFPPVPPRMIVSALENDNTQRFIQSYAGNNGTASSYLISPQIENPTGNKVLTFATTLVSPSPGPGTIQIGVSTSTTDMTTFVPVGNPVSVTTIGVVQNISVNIPASTGSYIVFKFTPSATHVAIQVDDVAYKTSTSLGVNDTAKAKENFRFAVSSDNNSLEFITKTEPKNIEVYSAAGQKVAEGKLKGQKFDISGLQTGVYYMLVETAENSVVKSKFIKK
- a CDS encoding sulfite exporter TauE/SafE family protein, producing the protein MVISRKIQIRLNVFFVTAALLLITALSMYELGYMDELLNVLAKDHYIFYWMLLVGVLAEIVAGSMGMGYGVICTTTLLFLNIPPHIVSASIHSAESFTTAAGSLSHIKLRNVSKSLVKKLAIPAVIGAIIGALSLTYLGEYYAKITKTIIAFYTLYLGIQILSNAFKDRQNRAMKRKTNLTRLGVIGGFIDSFAGGGWGPLVTGTLIKNAFTPRFAVGSSTVAKFILTITAAVTFFFTLGIQHWNIILGLLIGGIITAPFSAMLTAKLPVKKMFIFIGILVIVMSSITIYKSVFN